The following coding sequences lie in one Capsicum annuum cultivar UCD-10X-F1 chromosome 5, UCD10Xv1.1, whole genome shotgun sequence genomic window:
- the LOC107871140 gene encoding peroxidase P7 precursor: protein MAFSKNNTPIVFLFLVVVNLLIVSSSAQLSTNFYSKSCPKLFQTVKSTVQSAINRETRMGASLLRLFFHDCFVNGCDGSLLLDDTSSFTGEKRAAPNVNSVRGFEVIDNIKSAVEKACPGVVSCADILAITARDSVVILGGPNWNVKLGRRDARTASQGAANSSIPPPTSNLNQLISSFSAVGLSTTDMVALSGAHTIGQARCTSFRARIYNETNNIDSSFATTRQRNCPRNSGSGDNNLAPLDLQTPTKFDNNYFKNLVSKRGLLHSDQQLFNGGSADSIVTSYSNNPSSFSSDFVTAMIKMGDNRPLTGSNGEIRKNCRTRN from the exons ATggctttttcaaaaaataatactccgatagtttttttatttttggttgttgTGAACTTACTAATTGTAAGTTCATCAGCTCAACTTTCAACTAATTTCTACTCAAAATCATGTCCTAAACTTTTTCAAACAGTGAAATCAACAGTGCAATCAGCTATTAACAGGGAAACCCGAATGGGGGCTTCTCTGCTTCGCCTTTTCTTCCATGATTGCTTCGTCAAT GGATGTGATGGATCACTGCTCCTTGATGACACATCAAGCTTCACTGGAGAGAAGAGGGCTGCACCAAATGTGAATTCTGTTAGAGGATTTGAAGTCATTGACAATATCAAATCTGCTGTAGAAAAAGCATGCCCTGGTGTTGTTTCTTGTGCTGATATTTTGGCCATTACTGCTAGGGACTCTGTTGTCATT CTTGGAGGGCCAAATTGGAATGTAAAATTGGGCAGAAGAGATGCCAGGACAGCAAGCCAAGGTGCTGCCAATAGCAGCATTCCTCCTCCTACTTCTAACCTTAATCAACTCATCTCTAGTTTTAGTGCTGTTGGCCTTTCAACTACAGACATGGTTGCCTTATCAG GTGCTCACACAATTGGACAAGCAAGGTGCACATCATTCAGGGCACGTATATACAATGAGACCAACAACATAGACTCATCATTTGCAACAACAAGGCAAAGAAATTGTCCAAGAAACTCAGGTTCAGGTGACAACAACTTAGCACCACTTGATCTCCAAACACCTACAAAATTCGACAACAATTATTTCAAGAACTTAGTGAGCAAAAGAGGTCTGTTACATTCTGATCAACAATTGTTCAATGGTGGATCAGCTGATTCGATCGTTACGTCTTACAGTAACAATCCTAGTAGTTTCAGCTCTGATTTTGTTACTGCTATGATCAAGATGGGTGACAATCGTCCACTTACTGGATCTAATGGAGAAATTAGGAAGAATTGTCGTACGAGAAATTAG